CCTGCCGTCTTCCCAAAGGGCGCAATCCCATCCGCCTGGTGTTGGACTCCACCTTGCGGATTTCCAGTGACGCCGCACTTTTTTCCGCCTTCCCACCGGCACCGCTCTGGATTGCCACCACACCTCGCGCCGATCCGGTGCGTATGCAGGAGTTGGGAGCGATCCCAGGTGTGGAGATCATCCCTTGCCGGCAGAACCAGGAAGGACGTGTCGATCTGCACGACCTGATGGCCATTTTGGCCCAAAAAGGGATTCTCAGCGTTTTGTCAGAGGCCGGAGGGACGTTGACCCACGCCCTGTTGGAGGCGCGTCTGGCCGACCGTCTGGCCATGTTTCTGGCCCCCATGTTGATCGGCGGGCGGGATGCCCCGGGTTTTCTGGATCGGTTGGGCATCGATCGCCTGACGTCTGCACCATGCCTCGAACAAATGCAGGTCCGACAGGTTGGAAAAGATTTGCTGGTTTCCGGGGAGTTGCGCTACCCGGACGATTGAGGTTTTTCTTTTTTTGGAGGACGTTACGCATGCCCATCATCCGACGCGCTCTGATCAGCGTTTCCGACAAATCCGGTCTGGCAGAATTTTGTCGGGGGCTTGTCGAACTGAACGTGCAGATTCTCTCCACCGGAGGCACCGCCCGCATGCTGCAAACCGAGGGGATACCGGTCACCGATGTGGCCCAGCATACCGGTTTTCCGGAGATGCTTGATGGACGGGTCAAAACCCTTCACCCCAAGATTCATGGCGGCCTGCTGGGATTGCGTGACAACGCCGAACATCAACGTCAAATGGCCGAACACGGGATCGTTCCCATCGATCTGGTGGTGGTCAATCTCTATCCTTTTGAACAAACCGTGGCCCGTCAGGGATGTTCCCTGGCGGAGGCCATCGAAAATATCGACATTGGCGGACCATCCATGCTGCGCTCGGCAGCCAAGAATCACCGTTTCGTGACCGTGGTGACCGATCCAGCCGACTATGGGCCCCTCCTGGCCGAGATGCGCCGCCATGGGGGGAGTGTCGCCGAGAGCACCAACGCCACCCTGGCGCGCAAGGTGTTTGCCCGTACCGCCGCCTACGATGCCGCCATCTCCAACTGGCTCTCCTCCCTGGATGAAAAAGGGACACCGCAGCTTTTTCCAGCCACCCTGACCCTGCAATATCACCAGGTTCAGGAGATGCGCTATGGCGAAAATCCCCATCAGCGGGCCGCTTTTTATGTGGAGAGCGGTGTTGCCGAGCCTTCGGTCGCCAACGCCCAATCCCTCCAGGGAAAACCCCTTTCGTTCAACAATATCAATGATGCCAACGGCGCTTTTGAGCTGGTCAAGGAGTTTTCCGCACCGACGGCGGTGGTGGTCAAACACACCAATCCTTGTGGTGTTGCCACCGATGCCGACTTGTTGGCCGCCTACGTCAAAGCGCGTGATACCGACCCAACCTCGGCTTTTGGCGGCATTCTTGCCTTCAATCGACTGGTGACCGAGAGTGTGGCGCGGGAGATTGCAACCACCTTTGTGGAGGCGGTGATCGCGCCGGGATTTGACGCAGGTGCCCGGAAAATTTTTGCCGACAAAAAAAATCTTCGCCTGTTGCAGGCCCCGGATCTGGCCTCTGGTGAGGTGGATGGGGCCGCTCTGGAGTTGAAACGGGTCGTGGGTGGACTGCTCGTGCAACAACGGGATCTGGCTCCGGTGGATCCCGGCAGCCTCAAGGTGGTTACCCGGCGCGCTCCCACACCGGCGGAGATGGATGATCTCATGTTTGCCTGGAAAGTTGCCAAACATGTCAAATCCAACGCCATCGTCTATGCCAAGGCCCTGTGTACCGTGGGTGTGGGAGCGGGGCAGATGAGCCGGGTGGATGCCTCCCGCATCGCTGTCTGGAAGGCCCAGGAGACCGCTGCCCAGGCCGGACGCAAGGACAATCCCGTGTTTGGCACGGTGATGGCATCGGATGCCTTTTTCCCCTTCCGGGATGGCGTCGATGCCGCTGCCGCTGCCGGGGCTCGGGCTGTCATCCAGCCGGGGGGGTCTGTTCGTGACGAAGAGGTGATCGCCGCTGCCAACGAACATGACATGGCCATGCTCTTTACCGGCATGCGTCATTTTCGCCACTAATGGGCCAACCGACTCGATTTGAAATGTTCACTTTTCGTCACTATTCCGCACCATTTCAAAAAAAGCTTGGGTATGGAAGCCTTTGTCAGGGCTTCGCCCCGAACCTCACCTTCAAAAAAGGCTTGGGTATGAAAGCCATTGTCAGGGCTTCGCCCCGAACCCCACCTTTAAAAACGGCTTGGGTATGAAAGCCATTGTCAGGGCTTCGCCCCGAACCCCACCAGGAGGAAGGGCGCAGCCCTTCCTCCTGGACCTCCATCCCAGTCTTTCAATCGCTTTTTTTATGGAATGATATTTCATTGGGGCTTCGCCCCAAACCCCACCAGGAGGAAGGGCGCAGCCCTTCCTCCTGGACCTCCATCCCCGTTTTTCAATCCTTACTCGACAACAATACGGGGCGCATCCCCCTTCTCAAGATTGATCTCCTCCACACGTGCCACCACAGCCGCCGCAATCTGCCGATAAATGACACTCTGCGGCGCATCCGGACGCGCCACAACAATCGGCTGGCCGCTATCGGCATCCTCGCGAATCTCCTGGTCCAGGGGAATCTCGCCAAGGAAGGTCATCCCCTCCGACTCCGCCTGCCGGCGCGCCCCGCCATGAGAAAAAATCTCCGCCCGGTGACCACAGTTGGAACAAATGTGGTAGGACATGTTTTCGATGATCCCCAATACCGGCACGTCGACCTTGCGAAACATGTTGATCCCCTTCCTCACATCGGACAGGGCCACATCCTGCGGCGTGGAGACAATCACCACGCCGGTCAGAGGCACCTTTTGCGTCAAAGTCAACTGCGCATCCCCCGTTCCGGGAGGAAGGTCCACCACCAAATAGTCCAATACGCCCCAGTCAACATCACGCAACAACTGCTCGACAGCCATGCCCACCATCGGACCCCGCCAAACCATGGGGGCCCCCTCGGGAACAAAAAAGCCCATGGAAATGGCCTTGATGCCATACACCACCACCGGCAAAATGCCGTTCTCCCCCCCCTCACTGTCGTTGGGCATGCGCGGCACGTTCAACATACGCGGCAGGCTGGGACCATAAACATCGGCATCCAGAATGCCCACTGTGGCGCCACTCTGATGCAGAGCCAGAGCCAGATTGACCGCCGTGGTGGATTTGCCCACCCCCCCCTTGCCCGAAGCCACGGCAATGACGTTGCGTACCCCCGGCAACAATCCCCCCTGACCGCCATGCTGGGCTGCATCCTGCATCGAGCCGGGTCGTGTATCCGACATGGTGTTCTCCTTTTGCTGGTTAAACCATACTAAATCAGTAGGAATTGAAGCATACTCCCCTGCACCATCGAGTCAAGGTCAGGTGCGCAGCCAAGGCCATCGTCACTATCCAACACCCTTGCAAGAAAAACCCGGACATGAAAGCCTTTGTCAGGGCTTCGCCCCGAACCCCACCAGGACTCTGTCCTGGACCTGCCAGAGAGCCAGCCCCCTGGNNNNNNNNNNNNNNNNNNNNNNNNNNNNNNNNNNNNNNNNNNNNNNNNNNNNNNNNNNNNNNNNNNNNNNNCACCAGGACTCTGTCCTGGACCTGCCAGGGAGCCGGCCCCCTGGACCCCGATTCGTTGCCCTGCCAGGGAGCCGGCCCCCTGGATCCCGATTCGTTGTCAGGTGGTGAATAGTTGCGATTTTCCAACCCTTTTGCTCGTGGACTGAAGGCCATGCGGATACTTGTTGTTGGCAGTGGCGGACGGGAGCACGCCCTGTGTTGGAAAATGTCCCAATCACCTCGTGTCACGCAAATTTTTTGCGCCCCGGGCAATGCGGGCATGGACCAGGTGGCCACCTGCGTCGCAATCAGCCCTGAAGATGTGCACGGATTGCAGAGTTTTGCTCTGCGGGAAAAAATCGACCTCACCGTCGTCGGGCCGGAAGCCCCATTGGTGCTTGGCATGGTCGACCAATTCCAGGCTGTGGGTTTGGCGGTGTTTGGCCCGACCCGGGCAGCGGCAGCCATCGAAGGGTCCAAGGCCTTCATGAAGGGGCTATTTGCCCGGCATGGCATTCCAACGGCCAGCTATCGGTTGTTGACCGATCCGGCGGTGGCATTGGAGTATGTACGGCAACGTTCCGCTCCCATGGTGGTCAAGGCGTCCGGACTTGCAGCCGGGAAGGGCGCCATCGTTTGCCCAACCACCGCCGATGCCGTGGCCGCCGTGCAGCGCATCATGGTGACCCGGGAGTTTGGCAGTGCCGGCGACCAGGTGGTGGTGGAGGATTTTCTTGCCGGCGAAGAGGCCTCTTTCATGGCCCTGGTGGATGGTGAAAATGTTTTGCCGCTGGCCGGCGCGCAGGATCACAAGGCGGTCTTTGATGGCGATACGGGCCCCAATACCGGCGGCATGGGCGCCTATTCGCCTGCCCCGGTGTTGACGCCCCGTCTGCATGCCATGGCCATGGAGCAGGTGATGCTCCCCACGGTGCGCGCCATGGCTGCCGAAGGGCGCCCCTATCGCGGCGTGCTCTATGCCGGGTTGATGATCGATGGCGATTCGCTGCGTGTTCTGGAGTTCAACGCCCGCTTTGGTGACCCGGAGACGCAACCCCTTCTGATGCGCATGCAATCCGATCTGGTGCCGCTCCTTGAGGCCGCTGCCAGCGGCTCCCTGCGCGGCATGCAGATCGACTGGGATCCACGTACCGCGCTTTGTGTGGTGATGACAGCCGGCGGTTATCCCGGGTCTTATCAAAAGGGCTTGCCCATCTCCGGTTTGGAGCAGGCTGCGCAACGACCGGATACCATGGTTTTTCACGCCGGAACCCGGCATCAGGATGGCCGGATCGTGACTCATGGCGGACGGGTGTTGGGGGTGACGGCCCTGGGTGTCGATGCGGCAGCCGCACAGCGACAGGCCTATGCGGCGGTGGCCGACATCACCTGGCAGGATCTCCATTTTCGACGCGATATTGGTTATCGGGCCATCGAGAGATCATAACGCAAAAAACGTTTAAAAGACTGGGATGGAGGTCCAGGAGGAAGGGCTGTGCCCTTCCTCCTGGTGGGGTCTGGGGCAACGCCCCAGTAGGGTCTGGGGCAACGCCCCAGCGGGGTCCAGGCCAACGCCCCAATGGGTTCTGGGGCAACGCCCCGGCAGTTTTCCCAGCAGCTGGCGGCTCAACCGACATGATTTGAAGTGTTCACTTTTCGTGACTATTCCGCACTCTTTCAAGAAAAGCTTGGAAATGAAAGCCTTTGTCAGGGCTTCGCCCCGAACCCCACCAGGGCGCTGCCCTGGACCCGCCAGGGCGCTGCCCTGGACCCGCCAGGGAGCCAGCCCCCTGGACCCCGATTCATGGCTTGCCTGCACATCAAATCAACGCGGTTGAGCCACTAGATGTTTTCCTCACGCTCAGAACGTAAAGCGAATATTGCCCATGAAGGAATATTCACTGATGTTCTGCCGGCCAAGCAGCGTCATGACCTGCAATTCGCTGGAGAGTTGATTGCTCAAGCCGAGGCGGCTGCCGATGCTGGCCACAAAACCGTTCGGATCATAAGGAACGCCCGCGATGTCGTGGTGTTGCGTATCGATTTCCAGCCCCAGGCCGGCATAGGGTTCCACCACCCCAATGTCTGTGGTGATAGGCCGGCTTACCTCGGAGCTGATGCTGAACTGATCAAAGTTCCTTTTTTTGCCGGTGGCATCCTCTTTTTCCTGGCTCAGCATGTGGTTGACACGACCGGAAAGCAGATAATCGCCGACGGGTTTGTAGAGGTTGACGCCCAGGGAGCCCATGATCCGTTTGGAGTCGCTCACACCGCGATCGGCATCCTGCCAGGTGTGGCCGACGAGGGTGTAGACGTTCAGGTTGTCGTTGATGCGATAGGCGCCGTAGGCGGTCAAGGCGAGGCCATCGGTCTCCACTCGGAGGGTGGGGGATTTCAGGACGGAGTTGGAGTAGCCGAATGTCGCACCGGCCAGGATATGGGCGGTAAACTTTCGGTCATAACCGATCATCCCGGTGATGTTGGAGGTATCTTTTTTATCGCGGCTGACGCTCTTGTCAGTGTTGGTGACATAGTTGAGATTGCCCCAGATGCCGTTCAGGGCTTCGCCGTCACCGCCGGAGGTGCCGGTTCCGACCTTGTCCGTGTCGATCTTCTCTTTTTTGTCTCCCGGCATGCCGCCCCTGTCAAGTCCACCGCCACCCGGTTCTCCCCCCTTGAGAGATTGGGCAAATGTCGGGGGACGCAGGATGAAGGCCACCCGATCAATGACCAGGCGGTTGATTTGCGTGACTTCAACCTTGGCCTGTTGCTGGGCGACAAGCTCCACGTTCCACAACTCCCGGGCCATGCACTGATTCCATGCATCGCCTGAGTTGTTGATCTTGGAGGTGAGAATTTCGACGCTGAAACTTCCTGTCCAACTGGAGGCGCAGGCGGACCAGGCGCGGTTCACATTGTCCCATGAAGAACCCACACTGGCCGGAGAGTCGGGATAATATTGTTGGCCATAGGATAAAATGGCGCTACCGGCGGCTGCGTAGGTTGTTGCGGAGCTGCCGATCTGATTGGCTATGTGCAAAACCAGATCATCCGAAGGGCTGCTGACGGCGTGCGCTGACTGAGAAACGGTGCCAAAGAGTGCGACGATGGTCGCCGTGACGAGGTATTTGCTTTTCATGTTTCACCTGTTGGATGACTTGATCGGTTTGTTAAAGTGTTCATAACCTTGATTGCAAAAATCAGGCACCAAAGACATCTTCCATGGAGTTGGCCTTCAGGAGGCGCAAACTCCATTTTTCCAATGTGGGGCGTTCCGTGGCGGAAACCCTCTCCCGGATCGAGCTGGACAACTCGCCAAACTTGCCCTCCAACAGCAGCAGAAAGAGGGTGGCGGCCTCTTCCTGGCGGCCTTCCTGGTGTTCCCGCACCAAGAGGTGCCCAAGTTTAGGCAGAGACGCAAGCTCCTCTTCGGGTGTCACCTCTACCAACCAATCAAGCCACTCCTTCCCAAGTTGTGAAACGTACTCAGGCGTCATCCCTTCCATTTCCGGGCTATTCAATGAACTCTTCATGAGCAACCTCCACAAGCCGACAATGATCCGACCAAATGAAACGGAGAGTCTGAACAATCCCGCACGTTTGACTGTTTCAAATGCCTTTTTTCGCTCATCCTGACGGCTGGCAAAGCATTTCAGGGGGGCGTTTCGGGCTTCATCCGCCAGTTCGTTCAGCAGAACCAGACGAACGGCGCCACCCCATCGTGGCTTGCTTTCATAAACGCCGCCTGGTCCAACGGGTTCAAAGGCAAACCGCTCAAGGAAACCCTTTTGAGGAGTTGTGGAACTGATGATGACACTCCGCAACTGATGGCGTTCCAGGTGTGCGGTTTCCAGATACAGGGTATCGTACACCGTGATTTGGCACAGAGCATCTTCATTCAGATTTTCGGTGATTTTCAATTCGGCCAAAATTTGGTCCGCATAGAGATCCCGCAGTCCGTCAGCCAGGAGCAAACGCTGCTCGTTTGTCCAGCCACCCTCCTTTCGCCGAATCAGGATCAAGTCTGCCTTGGGTGGGAGAGAGACGACCGGGACTTCCGAACGTACCTCGATACCGGCGGGTTCCAGCAGCGTTCTCAGTGTTTCTCCGACCAGACAGTGCCAGCAGGTTTTTGTTGCGTGATCGCCCAAAAACTCCTACCTCTCTATATCGATAAAACGAAACAGATCAATAATATGCTGATGGCTAAAACCACGTTGATGCAGCCGGGTTCCCCACAATGCATGGCCATACTCCGAGGGTCGCCAGTTGGACTCTTCATCGGTCAGAATGGCCAAACCGACCACCGGTTTTTGTTGCAGATCGTAGGCCCGTCCGCCAATTTTCGCCTCGCGGGTGATGCGTGCCAACTCCGTATCGAGGAACTCATGCCCACGCTGCCAGGCGATGCCGTCATGTCCCTCTGGCAGGAAAAAGGCCAGGAAATCCTTGAAATAAGCCTCAAGAATTTCTTTC
The sequence above is a segment of the Magnetococcales bacterium genome. Coding sequences within it:
- the purH gene encoding bifunctional phosphoribosylaminoimidazolecarboxamide formyltransferase/IMP cyclohydrolase; the encoded protein is MPIIRRALISVSDKSGLAEFCRGLVELNVQILSTGGTARMLQTEGIPVTDVAQHTGFPEMLDGRVKTLHPKIHGGLLGLRDNAEHQRQMAEHGIVPIDLVVVNLYPFEQTVARQGCSLAEAIENIDIGGPSMLRSAAKNHRFVTVVTDPADYGPLLAEMRRHGGSVAESTNATLARKVFARTAAYDAAISNWLSSLDEKGTPQLFPATLTLQYHQVQEMRYGENPHQRAAFYVESGVAEPSVANAQSLQGKPLSFNNINDANGAFELVKEFSAPTAVVVKHTNPCGVATDADLLAAYVKARDTDPTSAFGGILAFNRLVTESVAREIATTFVEAVIAPGFDAGARKIFADKKNLRLLQAPDLASGEVDGAALELKRVVGGLLVQQRDLAPVDPGSLKVVTRRAPTPAEMDDLMFAWKVAKHVKSNAIVYAKALCTVGVGAGQMSRVDASRIAVWKAQETAAQAGRKDNPVFGTVMASDAFFPFRDGVDAAAAAGARAVIQPGGSVRDEEVIAAANEHDMAMLFTGMRHFRH
- the apbC gene encoding iron-sulfur cluster carrier protein ApbC, which encodes MSDTRPGSMQDAAQHGGQGGLLPGVRNVIAVASGKGGVGKSTTAVNLALALHQSGATVGILDADVYGPSLPRMLNVPRMPNDSEGGENGILPVVVYGIKAISMGFFVPEGAPMVWRGPMVGMAVEQLLRDVDWGVLDYLVVDLPPGTGDAQLTLTQKVPLTGVVIVSTPQDVALSDVRKGINMFRKVDVPVLGIIENMSYHICSNCGHRAEIFSHGGARRQAESEGMTFLGEIPLDQEIREDADSGQPIVVARPDAPQSVIYRQIAAAVVARVEEINLEKGDAPRIVVE
- the purD gene encoding phosphoribosylamine--glycine ligase, whose translation is MRILVVGSGGREHALCWKMSQSPRVTQIFCAPGNAGMDQVATCVAISPEDVHGLQSFALREKIDLTVVGPEAPLVLGMVDQFQAVGLAVFGPTRAAAAIEGSKAFMKGLFARHGIPTASYRLLTDPAVALEYVRQRSAPMVVKASGLAAGKGAIVCPTTADAVAAVQRIMVTREFGSAGDQVVVEDFLAGEEASFMALVDGENVLPLAGAQDHKAVFDGDTGPNTGGMGAYSPAPVLTPRLHAMAMEQVMLPTVRAMAAEGRPYRGVLYAGLMIDGDSLRVLEFNARFGDPETQPLLMRMQSDLVPLLEAAASGSLRGMQIDWDPRTALCVVMTAGGYPGSYQKGLPISGLEQAAQRPDTMVFHAGTRHQDGRIVTHGGRVLGVTALGVDAAAAQRQAYAAVADITWQDLHFRRDIGYRAIERS
- a CDS encoding autotransporter outer membrane beta-barrel domain-containing protein translates to MKSKYLVTATIVALFGTVSQSAHAVSSPSDDLVLHIANQIGSSATTYAAAGSAILSYGQQYYPDSPASVGSSWDNVNRAWSACASSWTGSFSVEILTSKINNSGDAWNQCMARELWNVELVAQQQAKVEVTQINRLVIDRVAFILRPPTFAQSLKGGEPGGGGLDRGGMPGDKKEKIDTDKVGTGTSGGDGEALNGIWGNLNYVTNTDKSVSRDKKDTSNITGMIGYDRKFTAHILAGATFGYSNSVLKSPTLRVETDGLALTAYGAYRINDNLNVYTLVGHTWQDADRGVSDSKRIMGSLGVNLYKPVGDYLLSGRVNHMLSQEKEDATGKKRNFDQFSISSEVSRPITTDIGVVEPYAGLGLEIDTQHHDIAGVPYDPNGFVASIGSRLGLSNQLSSELQVMTLLGRQNISEYSFMGNIRFTF
- a CDS encoding DUF4351 domain-containing protein — encoded protein: MGDHATKTCWHCLVGETLRTLLEPAGIEVRSEVPVVSLPPKADLILIRRKEGGWTNEQRLLLADGLRDLYADQILAELKITENLNEDALCQITVYDTLYLETAHLERHQLRSVIISSTTPQKGFLERFAFEPVGPGGVYESKPRWGGAVRLVLLNELADEARNAPLKCFASRQDERKKAFETVKRAGLFRLSVSFGRIIVGLWRLLMKSSLNSPEMEGMTPEYVSQLGKEWLDWLVEVTPEEELASLPKLGHLLVREHQEGRQEEAATLFLLLLEGKFGELSSSIRERVSATERPTLEKWSLRLLKANSMEDVFGA